Proteins from a genomic interval of Oceanispirochaeta crateris:
- a CDS encoding DUF1893 domain-containing protein translates to MNLTVTHNDTVVFTHDGHWLHPLFALEDFLKESEWDCSELFLKDKLIGRAAAVLIHRMGFRRCHGSTLSSRGLSLFEDLGIQCSYDLLVDKLDCQTELILTDDLSLEEAYQELSRRAGRAN, encoded by the coding sequence TTGAATCTTACTGTAACCCATAATGATACAGTTGTTTTCACTCACGATGGTCACTGGCTTCATCCTTTATTTGCCTTGGAGGATTTTTTGAAGGAGTCCGAATGGGACTGTTCGGAACTTTTTCTCAAGGATAAATTGATTGGAAGAGCTGCGGCTGTTCTTATTCATCGAATGGGTTTTCGCCGCTGTCATGGTTCTACTCTCAGTTCCCGTGGCTTATCCCTTTTTGAAGACTTGGGTATCCAATGCAGTTATGATCTTCTGGTTGATAAACTAGACTGTCAGACTGAACTCATTCTTACGGATGATCTATCTCTGGAAGAGGCGTACCAGGAATTGAGCCGCCGTGCAGGAAGAGCCAATTAA
- a CDS encoding metal ABC transporter ATP-binding protein, translated as MSVPALELSNLIVSRQGRLVLKGINFSLEKGSAAVLSGSNGCGKTTLLRCIAGLLPYDQGKIQIMGYDKSSVHWQKRRHSLAYVSQEQPHKAFPVTVMEMTATGLAGIKKSRSERERIIDSSLEACGCLDLKQRSYFTLSGGERQRVALARCLAQGADVLLLDEPMTYLDKEGRILFSTLLDHIRMSFGISILLVTHTQDDFTSEEWQRISLKDGVLELQE; from the coding sequence ATGTCTGTTCCGGCTTTAGAGCTGTCAAATCTCATTGTTTCCAGACAGGGACGCCTTGTTCTCAAGGGTATTAATTTTTCCCTGGAAAAGGGATCGGCCGCCGTCCTTAGTGGATCTAATGGATGCGGTAAGACAACACTGTTGCGCTGTATCGCCGGTCTCCTTCCTTATGACCAGGGGAAAATCCAAATCATGGGATATGATAAATCCTCAGTCCACTGGCAGAAAAGGCGCCATTCTCTTGCCTATGTTTCACAGGAACAGCCTCATAAAGCATTTCCTGTGACAGTCATGGAAATGACTGCAACGGGGCTGGCCGGCATCAAGAAAAGCCGATCCGAAAGAGAGCGGATAATCGATAGCTCCCTTGAGGCCTGTGGATGTCTGGACTTAAAACAACGTTCATATTTCACATTGTCCGGAGGTGAGAGGCAGAGAGTCGCCTTGGCCCGCTGCCTTGCTCAGGGTGCAGATGTGCTGCTTTTAGATGAACCTATGACCTATCTGGATAAAGAGGGACGTATTCTGTTCAGCACCCTTCTGGATCATATAAGAATGAGCTTTGGGATTTCGATATTGCTCGTGACTCATACTCAAGATGATTTTACTTCTGAAGAATGGCAGAGAATCTCATTGAAAGATGGGGTTTTGGAGCTTCAAGAATGA
- a CDS encoding metal ABC transporter permease produces MIELLSFPPVFRGFVSLLAAGLCFPLSGIFILRLNLLNLRFMLMHGVMLAGAIALSASLDPLLCALGINLFLVLLITSMSRRSDIPTGGLTTFFMVISVGVAMALIYKNQIPVQDTMNLLWGSIFALSQRDLFLLLFFCLVILLFVLFKYRQISAVLIDPETARTAGVNETLIFYLIMIFTGITIAFAMRLVGALLLDALVLLPAMTAVSFSRSLKSMFITASLSGFLYSLGGFLLALKVDLPVSSGVILVAGVCFGITYIVRLIYEKHN; encoded by the coding sequence ATGATAGAACTTCTTTCTTTTCCACCCGTATTCAGAGGCTTTGTATCACTCTTGGCCGCTGGCCTCTGTTTTCCCCTCTCGGGAATCTTTATCCTCAGATTAAATCTCTTGAATTTACGCTTTATGCTGATGCATGGAGTCATGCTGGCCGGCGCCATAGCCCTGTCCGCCTCTCTTGATCCTCTGCTGTGCGCTTTGGGAATTAATCTTTTCCTTGTTTTGCTCATAACATCTATGTCCAGACGTTCAGATATCCCTACGGGTGGACTGACGACCTTTTTTATGGTCATTTCTGTAGGGGTGGCCATGGCTCTGATTTATAAAAATCAAATTCCAGTGCAGGACACGATGAATCTGCTCTGGGGAAGTATCTTTGCCCTAAGCCAAAGAGATTTATTCCTCCTCCTTTTTTTCTGTTTAGTGATTCTTCTCTTTGTCCTTTTTAAGTACAGACAGATCAGTGCTGTCCTTATCGATCCTGAAACGGCTCGTACTGCCGGTGTGAATGAAACATTGATTTTCTATCTCATCATGATTTTCACCGGGATCACCATTGCCTTCGCCATGCGTCTGGTGGGAGCCCTTCTATTAGATGCCCTGGTTCTGTTACCGGCAATGACTGCTGTTTCTTTTTCCAGATCTCTTAAGTCCATGTTTATTACGGCTTCTCTCTCGGGATTCCTTTATAGCTTGGGCGGTTTTTTATTGGCTTTGAAAGTGGACTTACCCGTTAGCTCCGGGGTTATACTCGTGGCGGGCGTCTGCTTTGGAATAACATATATAGTGAGGTTAATTTATGAAAAGCATAACTAA
- a CDS encoding zinc ABC transporter substrate-binding protein, producing MKSITKWTLLVLFISFGLNLSAQSVVATNGWTASFAQLAGADDVLILAPSDMKHPPEYEISLKEMQIVAQADYLVFAGYEAMMGRIRESLGDESQLKMIQITTVNSQQMIHESVMKIAEVLGTQSVAAENLKNLDDFFDLWRKDLSWHQEMLSSVIVHFHQNGPAGSLGIKPLMVFGPAPPTLGENAEVLKIKPALIIDNYHNPVADPFLEMDEEPAIVRWINFPGTEGTTTLMDVLEYNRKQLNQVLD from the coding sequence ATGAAAAGCATAACTAAATGGACCCTTCTTGTCCTTTTTATTTCTTTCGGTCTGAATTTATCTGCTCAATCTGTGGTAGCTACCAATGGGTGGACAGCTTCCTTTGCTCAGTTGGCAGGAGCAGATGATGTGCTGATTCTTGCCCCTTCGGATATGAAGCATCCCCCTGAGTATGAAATATCGCTCAAGGAGATGCAGATTGTTGCCCAGGCAGATTATCTGGTGTTTGCAGGATATGAAGCCATGATGGGCAGAATCAGGGAATCATTGGGAGATGAAAGTCAGCTCAAAATGATTCAGATTACCACTGTGAACAGTCAGCAGATGATTCATGAGTCTGTAATGAAGATCGCGGAAGTTCTGGGGACTCAATCTGTGGCGGCTGAGAACCTGAAGAACTTGGATGATTTTTTTGATCTCTGGAGAAAAGATTTGTCCTGGCATCAGGAAATGCTCTCATCTGTTATTGTTCATTTCCATCAGAATGGACCGGCAGGGAGCCTGGGAATTAAACCTCTTATGGTCTTTGGACCTGCCCCCCCAACTCTGGGAGAAAATGCCGAGGTTCTTAAAATCAAACCGGCTTTGATTATAGATAATTATCATAACCCGGTTGCCGATCCTTTTCTGGAAATGGATGAGGAACCAGCCATCGTCCGTTGGATAAACTTCCCCGGCACTGAGGGAACAACGACCCTGATGGATGTTCTGGAGTATAACAGGAAGCAGTTGAATCAGGTTCTTGACTAG
- the trpA gene encoding tryptophan synthase subunit alpha: MSTKIVAHFIAGFPDAAGSMEVARGLAEGGASYLEMQIPFSDPSADGPAIENSCRQALEKNFTVDQALEQLKNLNEELKIPIFLMSYGNIVFTRGMEDFVVHSKKVGAAGLIIPDLVLGRDEGLYALGKKYDMPILPVITPSISKERLGDILALKQEWIYTALRSGITGSATTLDESNLSLLDQLKTSDSKVMAGFGIRTAQQVKTLAPRCDAVVAGSVFVNAVTQALQKGSSLKDAALSTMEMLLQ, translated from the coding sequence ATGTCGACTAAAATTGTAGCTCACTTTATTGCGGGATTCCCGGATGCAGCGGGGTCCATGGAGGTGGCCAGAGGTTTGGCTGAAGGAGGCGCTTCCTATCTGGAGATGCAGATCCCCTTTTCAGATCCTAGCGCCGATGGTCCTGCCATAGAAAACTCTTGCCGCCAGGCCCTGGAAAAAAACTTTACCGTAGACCAGGCCCTGGAGCAATTGAAAAATCTGAATGAAGAGTTAAAAATCCCCATATTCCTGATGAGTTATGGAAATATTGTCTTCACTAGGGGTATGGAAGATTTTGTAGTTCATTCGAAAAAAGTCGGTGCCGCTGGTCTAATCATACCCGATCTGGTTTTGGGAAGAGATGAAGGCCTATATGCTCTGGGTAAGAAGTATGACATGCCTATCCTTCCAGTCATAACACCATCCATCTCAAAGGAAAGACTCGGCGATATTTTGGCTCTCAAGCAGGAGTGGATCTACACAGCTTTAAGAAGCGGTATTACAGGCAGTGCCACTACGCTGGATGAGAGCAATTTATCTCTTTTGGATCAGTTAAAGACATCTGATTCTAAGGTTATGGCGGGATTCGGGATTCGGACGGCTCAACAGGTTAAAACACTGGCTCCACGCTGTGATGCTGTGGTAGCGGGGTCCGTATTTGTCAATGCTGTGACACAGGCTCTTCAAAAAGGATCATCCTTGAAAGATGCGGCCCTATCTACAATGGAGATGCTTCTCCAATAA
- the trpB gene encoding tryptophan synthase subunit beta — MPRYNDYFGPYGGRYVPEVLQAPLKELEQGFQDALDDPEFIGEFDEFCRDFIGRPTPLLPAKNASKALGGAQIYIKLEGLANTGAHKINNAAGQALLARRMGKTRIIAETGAGQHGVATAAACARLGLPCVIYMGEEDIRRQHPNVYWMEMYGAEVRSVTSGSRTLKDAVNEAFRDWTANSDKTHYLLGSALGPSPYPDMVREFQSVIGREIQEQATFPIHTMVACVGGGSNAIGFLSPFLEDTSIRMVGVEAGGRGDGEGNNAVRMADTGRPGIIQGYKSLFLHNSDGQVLKTHSISAGLDYPGIGPQLASLGEQGRLEFTQAKDDEALEALKFFARHEGLIFAMESAHAGAAAMKLAKEMRPDQNLIINMSGRGDKDIFISAAALDGENWKRFLQKESRRKYVD, encoded by the coding sequence ATGCCTCGATACAATGATTATTTCGGCCCCTATGGGGGACGGTATGTTCCAGAAGTACTGCAAGCCCCGCTCAAAGAGTTGGAACAAGGATTTCAGGACGCCTTGGATGATCCTGAATTCATCGGAGAATTCGATGAATTCTGCCGGGATTTTATCGGCCGACCCACCCCGTTACTTCCGGCAAAGAATGCCTCTAAAGCTCTGGGTGGAGCTCAGATTTACATCAAACTGGAAGGACTGGCCAACACGGGAGCCCATAAAATAAACAATGCGGCGGGTCAGGCATTACTGGCCAGACGTATGGGAAAAACAAGGATCATAGCCGAAACCGGGGCCGGACAACATGGAGTAGCCACAGCGGCAGCCTGTGCCAGGCTGGGTCTACCCTGTGTTATCTATATGGGCGAAGAAGACATACGCCGTCAACATCCCAATGTCTATTGGATGGAAATGTATGGTGCGGAAGTCCGGTCGGTCACATCCGGCTCCAGAACCCTCAAGGATGCGGTAAACGAAGCCTTTAGAGACTGGACGGCAAACAGCGATAAGACTCATTACCTCCTGGGTTCCGCATTGGGGCCGTCCCCCTACCCTGACATGGTCAGAGAATTTCAATCTGTTATAGGACGGGAAATACAGGAACAGGCGACCTTTCCCATACACACCATGGTTGCCTGTGTGGGCGGAGGTTCCAACGCCATTGGTTTTCTATCCCCTTTCCTAGAAGATACGTCCATAAGGATGGTGGGGGTAGAAGCAGGAGGACGGGGTGATGGAGAGGGAAATAACGCCGTTAGAATGGCTGACACGGGCCGTCCCGGCATTATTCAGGGATATAAGAGTCTTTTTTTACATAACAGCGATGGTCAGGTCCTGAAGACTCATTCCATATCTGCCGGGTTGGATTATCCGGGGATCGGTCCCCAATTGGCCAGCCTTGGAGAACAGGGACGTCTAGAGTTTACACAGGCTAAAGATGATGAAGCGCTGGAAGCACTGAAGTTCTTTGCCCGCCATGAAGGGTTGATATTTGCCATGGAATCGGCTCATGCCGGTGCAGCGGCCATGAAACTGGCCAAAGAAATGAGACCAGATCAAAACCTCATCATCAATATGTCCGGTAGAGGTGATAAGGATATTTTTATATCCGCAGCCGCATTGGATGGAGAAAACTGGAAAAGGTTCCTTCAAAAGGAAAGCAGGAGAAAGTATGTCGACTAA
- a CDS encoding bifunctional indole-3-glycerol phosphate synthase/phosphoribosylanthranilate isomerase — protein sequence MNQRKESQDIRLEIAMKRASRVKALGAEEGFAIPATRQMPLTPFCREKMLICEVKRKSPSKGKIDEIPRADTQAKLYRTKGATHVSVLTEPDYFGGSLQDLMDVKTSCPELSVLRKDFLLTPEDIDVSFRAGADACLLIASLLEAPVLEVMYRRCEELGMTALVELHSREDAAKAEPLKPQLVGINCRDLKTFRIYPLQPLRIRSYVTWDCRVVYESGILKAQDGEFALQSGFNGLLVGEGVVRNPELIVQLKTKMESQASQPSNDIWSRIAGMTVQGRPLVKICGLTNRKDFDMAVDLGADLCGFILAPSPRQTNAEFLRSLPTAKALKVAVVVLSDGEPLPDEIQNLLDEGFLDMIQYHGSENPNQVWNGQGYKALRVKDTDSLDRITDYNPLPCLLDAFSKGKAGGTGKQIERSLVEIARDRGELWLAGGLNPENIASILKDFNPNLVDLSSGLESSPGIKDPSKMNAFFKEINSYASIQ from the coding sequence ATGAATCAGAGGAAAGAAAGCCAGGATATACGGCTTGAAATTGCCATGAAGAGAGCCTCAAGAGTGAAGGCCCTCGGAGCAGAAGAAGGCTTTGCGATCCCAGCCACACGTCAGATGCCTCTGACACCCTTCTGCAGAGAAAAAATGCTGATTTGCGAAGTGAAGCGCAAAAGTCCTTCCAAAGGGAAAATAGACGAGATTCCCCGGGCCGATACCCAGGCCAAATTGTACAGAACCAAAGGGGCCACTCATGTGAGTGTCCTCACAGAGCCCGATTACTTTGGAGGCTCTCTTCAGGATTTGATGGATGTGAAAACATCCTGTCCTGAACTTTCAGTTTTAAGAAAAGATTTCCTTTTAACTCCTGAGGATATAGACGTTTCCTTCAGAGCCGGAGCAGATGCCTGCCTGCTCATCGCCTCTTTGCTGGAAGCACCCGTCCTAGAAGTCATGTATAGAAGGTGTGAAGAGCTGGGAATGACGGCTCTGGTGGAGCTTCATTCTAGAGAAGATGCAGCAAAAGCCGAACCCTTAAAGCCTCAGCTGGTTGGAATCAATTGCAGGGATTTAAAAACTTTCAGAATTTATCCCCTGCAACCTCTCAGAATCCGAAGCTATGTAACATGGGACTGCCGGGTGGTCTATGAATCAGGAATACTCAAGGCCCAGGACGGGGAATTTGCCCTCCAGTCGGGATTTAACGGTCTCCTCGTCGGCGAGGGAGTTGTGAGGAACCCCGAACTCATTGTCCAATTAAAAACGAAGATGGAATCTCAAGCCTCTCAACCTTCCAATGATATATGGAGTAGAATCGCCGGAATGACGGTTCAGGGACGCCCTCTGGTTAAGATCTGCGGGCTTACCAATCGAAAAGACTTTGATATGGCCGTTGATTTGGGTGCAGATCTTTGCGGTTTTATATTAGCACCCTCTCCAAGACAGACGAATGCAGAATTCCTGCGCAGTCTCCCAACGGCTAAAGCCTTAAAAGTAGCTGTCGTTGTGCTTTCCGATGGAGAGCCGCTGCCGGATGAGATTCAGAACCTTCTGGATGAGGGCTTTTTAGATATGATACAGTACCATGGGAGTGAAAATCCAAACCAAGTATGGAACGGTCAGGGATACAAGGCTCTCCGTGTCAAAGACACAGACTCATTGGATAGAATCACTGACTACAATCCCCTCCCCTGTCTTCTGGACGCTTTCAGCAAGGGAAAAGCCGGAGGGACGGGGAAACAAATTGAGAGATCTCTGGTGGAGATTGCCAGAGATAGGGGAGAACTCTGGTTGGCAGGTGGCTTGAATCCAGAGAATATCGCCAGTATCCTCAAGGATTTTAATCCTAACCTGGTTGATCTATCCAGCGGACTGGAATCCAGTCCCGGAATAAAAGATCCATCCAAGATGAATGCATTTTTCAAGGAGATCAATTCTTATGCCTCGATACAATGA
- a CDS encoding bifunctional anthranilate synthase component II/anthranilate phosphoribosyltransferase: MIALIDNYDSFTFNVYQYLKELSDEEIQVHRNDKITLSDLANLHPSRIILSPGPGRPEDAGISLEVVKHFIGKVPILGICLGHQTIVQALGGNIVSAARIVHGKVEVIDHDGKGLFRNMPSESRFTRYHSLAAEQESLPECLEISARSKDNEIMGIRHKSHILEGVQFHPESIGSEDGKTLLKNFLKYKRDPLNKTGLLKKLLEKQDLDEKEAEDFMDELTEGNLSEAFIASILTALNAKGIKAHEVAGCARVLQRKKQFVQVAEKTIDTCGTGGDGRGTFNISSFSALITAAMGIPVAKHGNKAVSSKSGSADFYRGLSIPVESSPKEAVRMIKENGFAFLFAPIFHGAMRHAAPVRREMGIKTIMNLLGPLVNPAESECQLIGVYDSDLCPIMARAARLLGVRRVMTVHSQDGLDEISPAAPTRVFFIDQDGIETDSLFDPASVGIKGYTTDDLNGGSADHNAKMAVAILKGQGNKACIEACCLNAGAASFVYGQSSSIEEGYSLAKKTLTEGKVLNLVKNLRQINKVRFS; the protein is encoded by the coding sequence ATGATAGCCCTGATTGATAATTATGATTCTTTTACATTCAATGTGTACCAGTACTTGAAAGAGTTAAGCGATGAAGAGATTCAAGTGCATAGAAATGATAAAATAACCCTGTCTGATCTTGCCAATTTGCACCCCTCCAGGATCATCTTATCCCCCGGTCCTGGTCGTCCTGAAGACGCCGGTATTTCATTGGAAGTTGTTAAGCATTTTATAGGAAAGGTTCCCATCCTCGGCATTTGTCTGGGTCATCAGACCATTGTTCAAGCCTTGGGAGGAAATATAGTTTCCGCGGCCAGGATAGTTCATGGTAAGGTAGAAGTCATCGATCACGATGGCAAAGGTCTGTTCAGAAATATGCCTTCCGAATCCAGGTTTACCAGATATCATTCTCTGGCTGCTGAACAGGAATCACTGCCAGAATGCCTTGAAATCAGTGCCCGTTCTAAAGATAACGAAATCATGGGAATACGTCATAAGTCTCATATTCTAGAAGGTGTACAGTTTCATCCTGAATCCATTGGAAGTGAAGACGGAAAGACATTGTTAAAGAATTTTCTAAAATACAAAAGAGATCCCCTCAACAAGACTGGACTGCTCAAAAAACTCCTTGAGAAACAGGATCTAGATGAAAAAGAAGCAGAAGATTTCATGGATGAACTCACTGAGGGAAACCTTTCAGAGGCCTTTATAGCCTCCATTCTGACCGCCTTAAACGCCAAGGGCATCAAGGCCCACGAAGTGGCAGGATGTGCACGGGTTCTGCAAAGAAAGAAACAATTCGTTCAAGTTGCTGAGAAGACAATAGACACCTGCGGTACAGGCGGTGATGGACGGGGAACATTCAATATTTCCTCTTTCTCGGCCCTCATTACTGCAGCCATGGGAATACCCGTGGCAAAACACGGAAACAAAGCAGTCAGCTCCAAAAGCGGAAGCGCCGACTTTTACAGAGGTCTCAGCATACCCGTTGAAAGCTCTCCCAAAGAGGCTGTCCGCATGATCAAAGAAAATGGATTTGCCTTCCTATTTGCCCCAATTTTTCATGGAGCCATGCGCCATGCCGCCCCAGTTAGAAGGGAAATGGGTATAAAGACGATTATGAATTTGCTGGGGCCTCTCGTGAATCCTGCAGAATCGGAATGCCAACTCATTGGAGTTTACGACTCGGATCTTTGTCCCATCATGGCTAGAGCAGCAAGACTCCTGGGTGTGAGAAGAGTCATGACAGTCCATAGTCAGGATGGTCTAGATGAGATATCACCCGCGGCTCCCACAAGGGTCTTTTTCATAGATCAGGATGGAATAGAAACAGATTCCCTCTTTGACCCGGCCTCTGTGGGCATCAAGGGTTATACAACAGATGATCTAAACGGAGGTTCTGCCGATCATAATGCCAAAATGGCTGTAGCGATCCTAAAAGGACAGGGAAACAAGGCCTGTATAGAGGCCTGCTGCCTTAATGCAGGAGCGGCTTCATTTGTCTATGGACAATCAAGCTCAATCGAAGAAGGATACTCGCTGGCCAAAAAGACCCTTACCGAGGGTAAGGTCTTAAACCTGGTTAAGAACCTCCGGCAAATCAACAAGGTCAGATTTTCATGA
- a CDS encoding anthranilate synthase component I family protein has protein sequence MPDKNKRYYSIKVPGDKFTPCALAIKLNAKCLLESSSLSGGHSRYSLLLVDEAFRIVQENDVVYRISEKGKDRISHKDEDILPVLQKMASWHQDIKEEFPIPAGGMGFLSFEFAAYCDDITFVEREDSLGLPLAEFIFGHVVLVFDHYTDEINLIGLNYPDFEVNLEDAVEAVKKRILDFNFNYMTENSQSIKGTLLPDPESEKEYVKMVNVLKDEIIKGNLLQAVPSRRLTVHTQQTAMDAYRNLRSKNPSPYQFYLDFDGYQLLGASPEVHVKVIHGEVIIRPIAGTRRRGKNEKEDRALEKELLSDEKEIAEHLMLVDLARNDLGRVCTPGSIEITEKMIIERYSKVMHIVSEVKGKLKDDVNAADVIRATFPAGTVSGAPKIQAIKTISRLEKINRGFYAGLVGYFDANGSLDSCITIRSALKKDDFLYLQAGGGIVYDSTAERELEETKEKMRAMALAAGVEV, from the coding sequence ATGCCTGATAAAAATAAAAGATACTACAGCATCAAGGTTCCGGGTGATAAATTCACACCCTGTGCACTGGCCATAAAACTCAATGCCAAATGCCTACTGGAATCATCATCCTTATCTGGAGGACATTCCAGGTATTCCCTTCTATTGGTGGATGAGGCTTTCCGCATAGTACAGGAGAATGATGTTGTCTATAGAATCTCAGAAAAGGGAAAGGACAGGATCAGCCACAAAGATGAGGATATACTCCCCGTACTTCAGAAAATGGCATCCTGGCACCAGGATATAAAGGAAGAATTTCCAATTCCTGCCGGCGGCATGGGTTTCTTATCCTTTGAATTTGCAGCCTATTGTGATGATATAACGTTTGTTGAGAGAGAAGATTCACTGGGTTTACCCCTGGCAGAGTTCATCTTTGGTCATGTTGTCCTCGTGTTTGATCATTACACCGATGAAATCAATCTGATTGGTCTCAACTATCCAGATTTCGAAGTCAATCTCGAAGACGCAGTAGAAGCTGTGAAAAAACGTATTTTAGACTTTAATTTCAATTATATGACAGAGAACAGCCAGAGCATAAAAGGCACACTTTTACCTGACCCGGAAAGTGAAAAAGAATATGTCAAGATGGTTAATGTTTTAAAAGATGAAATCATCAAGGGTAATCTACTACAAGCTGTTCCCTCCAGAAGATTAACTGTACATACACAACAGACGGCGATGGACGCCTATAGGAACCTTCGGTCCAAGAATCCCTCTCCCTATCAGTTCTACCTTGATTTTGACGGCTATCAGCTGTTAGGGGCCTCTCCTGAAGTCCATGTCAAAGTGATCCACGGCGAAGTGATTATCCGCCCTATTGCGGGAACCAGACGACGCGGCAAGAATGAAAAAGAGGATCGAGCTCTGGAAAAAGAACTTCTTTCTGATGAAAAGGAAATTGCAGAACACCTCATGCTGGTCGACTTAGCTAGGAATGATCTGGGAAGAGTCTGCACTCCCGGCAGTATCGAAATTACTGAAAAAATGATCATTGAACGGTATTCAAAGGTGATGCATATTGTGTCTGAGGTCAAAGGTAAATTAAAAGATGATGTAAATGCTGCGGATGTCATTCGCGCGACATTTCCGGCAGGAACCGTTTCCGGTGCGCCTAAAATCCAGGCCATTAAAACCATCTCTCGTCTTGAAAAGATCAACAGAGGGTTTTATGCAGGACTTGTAGGATATTTTGATGCCAACGGGAGCCTCGACAGCTGTATTACCATTCGAAGTGCTCTTAAAAAGGATGATTTCCTTTACCTCCAGGCAGGTGGCGGAATTGTCTATGATTCGACGGCTGAGCGGGAATTGGAAGAAACAAAAGAAAAGATGAGGGCCATGGCCCTGGCAGCAGGAGTAGAGGTATAA
- a CDS encoding rhomboid family intramembrane serine protease: MRLKYNAPVTLSFGLICTFILVCDQYLVPGLVQGVFTAEGALTFQLDDFPAYIRLLTHGFGHANWDHLLQNLTFILLLGPVLEEKYGSGKLAFMMIITTLINGLLNALFFPTELLGASGIAFMMILLTSFAGSQKKEIPVSFLAILGVYLVKEFLNVFKNDDVSQISHIVGGICGAVYGLFLNFFSSAPKRNISPTPTASPNSSAKETIIQ; this comes from the coding sequence ATGAGATTGAAGTATAACGCTCCCGTTACCCTATCCTTCGGGCTGATTTGCACCTTTATTCTGGTTTGCGACCAATACCTTGTTCCCGGATTGGTTCAAGGTGTGTTTACCGCAGAGGGTGCCTTGACTTTTCAGCTGGATGACTTTCCTGCCTACATACGCCTCCTGACCCACGGATTCGGTCATGCCAACTGGGATCATCTGCTTCAGAATCTAACATTCATTCTTCTTTTGGGTCCTGTTTTAGAAGAAAAATACGGGTCTGGCAAGTTGGCATTCATGATGATCATCACCACACTGATCAACGGACTTCTCAATGCTCTTTTCTTTCCGACAGAACTACTGGGTGCCAGCGGCATTGCCTTCATGATGATCCTGCTCACATCCTTTGCGGGTTCACAGAAAAAAGAGATTCCCGTTTCCTTCCTGGCAATCCTGGGCGTTTATCTTGTCAAAGAATTTCTCAATGTCTTTAAAAACGACGATGTGTCTCAAATATCACATATAGTGGGGGGAATTTGCGGTGCCGTTTATGGTCTCTTTCTGAATTTTTTCAGCAGTGCACCCAAAAGGAATATTTCACCCACTCCTACAGCATCTCCAAATAGTTCCGCTAAAGAAACGATCATTCAGTAA
- a CDS encoding exodeoxyribonuclease III, with the protein MTKIVSWNVNGIRAVEGKGLFEWMDDFQPDILCLQETKAQPEQLKPHFMNRDGYSSFFISAEKKGYSGTALYTKVQPRSVTPLGIEEFDVEGRTLIAEYQDFTLINCYFPNSQSEGKRLDYKIRFNQAIKSKLDTLVSEGKNIVICGDLNVAHKPIDLTHPKNNEKNPGYLPEERAWMDDFTENGYTDTFRVFHKEPEQYSWWSYRMKARERNVGWRLDYFCVNDSFLPRVKDSLIHQEVMGSDHCPIELILD; encoded by the coding sequence ATGACAAAGATTGTGTCCTGGAATGTAAATGGAATACGGGCTGTAGAGGGTAAAGGACTCTTTGAATGGATGGATGATTTTCAGCCGGATATTCTATGTCTTCAAGAGACAAAGGCTCAGCCAGAACAATTAAAACCGCATTTTATGAACAGAGACGGTTACAGCAGTTTCTTTATCAGTGCCGAAAAAAAAGGGTATAGTGGAACCGCTTTGTATACAAAGGTCCAGCCTCGGAGCGTCACTCCCCTTGGAATTGAAGAGTTCGATGTGGAAGGAAGAACACTCATTGCCGAATACCAGGATTTCACACTCATCAACTGCTACTTCCCCAATTCACAATCAGAGGGAAAACGGCTGGATTACAAAATCCGCTTCAATCAGGCCATAAAATCGAAACTGGATACACTGGTCTCTGAGGGTAAGAACATCGTAATTTGCGGAGACTTGAATGTAGCCCATAAACCCATAGACCTGACACATCCTAAAAATAATGAAAAGAACCCCGGTTACCTACCGGAAGAACGAGCCTGGATGGATGATTTTACCGAAAATGGCTATACAGATACGTTTAGGGTATTTCATAAAGAACCCGAACAGTATAGCTGGTGGTCCTACAGGATGAAGGCCCGAGAGCGGAACGTAGGGTGGCGACTGGACTACTTTTGTGTGAATGACAGTTTCTTGCCCCGGGTAAAAGACAGCCTGATACATCAGGAAGTCATGGGAAGCGATCATTGTCCCATAGAACTCATACTGGACTGA